The window AAATCAAAAATCACAACTCACAAATCACAAATACTAAACCACAGGGCCCATTGCCCAGAGCTCAAATCAAAAATCAAAAATCACAACTCACAAATCACAAATTGAACTTAAACATCCGAAACGCTGGAACTTTGGAACATTGGAACTCTGGAACCTAATTAGTGGGAAATCAAAAATCACTGAAAATTTCCTATATCCTATTTCCAATTTCCTTTACGAGATCACGCTATGAGAGCTTAAACACATTAATTGGAAATGGGAAATCGGAAATCGGAAATCCTCATTAATGGGAAATCAGAAATCCCTGAAACTCTGAAACCCTGGAACCTTGGAACCCTGGAACCTTGGAACCCTGGAACCCTGGAACTCTGGAACTCTGGAACCTTTTAACCCCGACAACCATGATAACCCAATAATACTGTCCTTCATCCCCTGATTGTAAAATGTGTTTAAGCCCCCTGATTCATCGGACAGGATTATAAAAAGAAATCTGTAATTTTATGGTGATGAATAAGAGAACATTTACCGTAGAAGAGAAGCTGCGCATCATTGAAGAAGCCAGCGAACAGGGGGTAAAAGTCATTCTTGAGAAGTATGATCTATATCCTGCAACGTATTATTCCTGGAAGAACAAATTGGAAGCCATGGGGGAAGAGGGGCTGCAACATGGGATGACGCCCCGACACCTGAAGCGTATCAGGAAGTCAGAGAAGGAGAACTATGCATTAAAACACTTAGCCGTATCATTTCCACAACCATCAGTTTAACAATCACCTTCGGTCGTTCCTTGCTATGACAAATGTGAAACGAAAAATTTATGCATTTTTGACCATCCATATAAAATTCCGATCGATTGGGGGACAAACCAGTTTAAACATTAATTAATGATGAATTTAAATTATGAAAAATTATTTCATTACTGTACTGCTGGCATATTTCTTTTTTACGTGCGATGCTCAAACCAACCTTTCACCTGTTGATTTCTTTTCTTTAATTCAAAATCCTGAAAACATATGGACGACAGATTTAAGTATTGAGCAAGAGAAATCGATCACAGTTATTTATTATGAAATCTACATGAAGGATGCTCGCATAGGTCAGGGCTGTATATATGCCATTCAGAAAGGATTTTCTGATCAATGGGCAAAAGAAGCTATTAGTCAGCCCCAAGGTGAATGCGCTGGTAAAAAGAATTATAAACATCTCTATTATGTGAATTGTGCAGCAAAAAGTTATTTTACAAAAAATCAATCAGAATTAACAGGAAAATTTGATATTTATGTTTTCTTTGTAAATAAAGAGGACTTGGAAGGCCCTTTGGAAGAGAGTTCGGAATCTGGTACTGTTGAATATTATAATGAGAAACCTGAAAGCAAAATAATTATTTACAAATATGCATCAGGTAGCTGGATTGAAATAGAAAAACGGAAACTTGGTGATGAAGTGCCAAGAACTTTTGGGTTGAAGTATCTGAAAGAACTGGCAAGGAAAGAATTCAGAAGATAGAACCATACTTCGGAACAATATTAATAATCCTGAAGTGCAATATGCGTTTTTTTCCATCCGCTTTCATTC of the Bacteroidales bacterium genome contains:
- a CDS encoding transposase → MNKRTFTVEEKLRIIEEASEQGVKVILEKYDLYPATYYSWKNKLEAMGEEGLQHGMTPRHLKRIRKSEKENYALKHLAVSFPQPSV